The following proteins are encoded in a genomic region of Cydia fagiglandana chromosome 26, ilCydFagi1.1, whole genome shotgun sequence:
- the LOC134677361 gene encoding zinc finger protein 271-like, which produces MYTTSMGSYHLCFCHILLPLQMASVKNKMSLKKIHVKMEIEEDYVKKEPNEGFSEKFNVKEVLNDIDMSRKEDIVEVKDENFPNKEPRVKEAVEFLEKEVLNDGSREENIVKEKCLNKELSVKEAVEFLEKEDSVKEVLNDRSREEDIMEVKDGGKCPIEELRVKEVVNIKKEDSVKEVESLKDIEAEDKCSNKEPETVKELIKDIKEEDGVKEAPYKTPRDLENKEKRANEERCIKEELEEIADSCDLYEDVLRALMDPENVVKEEIEPESVLQAMMVSAVQDCCNRACSVRLERVIVNERRRSCRVGRRVYKLGPDYTSSVGNYQLRHTNLYKPRTTLKRPNRMLNTKPNTVKYECNDCGKGFKSKSVLTKHMHTHSRHIRNSDGKFVCDFCGSLFENKLLVLEHEKDKHGVVSFMCSECEFTTENKKSLQAHLKSHSLNGMFHCRQCSYKTSYIGSFRRHQTTHSSEKPYSCDKCDFKCKRKYNMQKHQDTHTNERLYSCNICNYKGKRKRDLQGHRIIHTGEKRFECNDCEYKCYTKSDLRKHIMTHTGVKPYTCTHCDYKSCRKTSLRLHQMIHSGVKPLNCNKCNYKCKRKTDLIKHELTHLNKNHFKCSHCDFACKQKTKLKIHEMKHTGEKPFECSRCNYKGYRKRHLQIHERKHKNDKDVKPFKCSYCDYVTTAKSTFQYHEMRHTGEKPFKCNICDYRCSRKVGIKEHQKVHSDEKPFKCTYCAYACKVKKSLKNHLMIHTGNKPYECDFCGYKAALRTDMDRHLLVHTGEKPFQCSFCEFRCTRKTHLKSHEMRHTGEKPYQCALCEFRCRHISVLKTHIMQHTGEKPFQCDECGHKTRHKTDMLIHMRIHCGEKPYECGICGYRAKRMADVNIHMKTHNKYDMEEDPLDLEGLE; this is translated from the exons atgtataccacttctatggGATCCTACCATCTATGTTTTTGTCACATTCTACTTCCATTGCAGATGGCCAGTGTAAAGAATAAAATGtcacttaaaaaaatacatgtaaAAATGGAGATTGAAGAGGACTATGTGAAAAAGGAGCCTAATGAAGGGTTTTCAGAGAAGTTCAATGTAAAAGAAGTACTCAATGATATTGATATGTCAAGAAAGGAAGATATAGTGGAGGtaaaagatgaaaattttccAAATAAGGAGCCCAGAGTCAAGGAGGCAGTAGAATTCTTAGAAAAGGAAGTACTCAATGATGGGTCAAGGGAGGAAAATATAGTTAAAGAAAAATGTCTAAATAAGGAGCTCAGTGTCAAGGAGGCAGTAGAATTCTTAGAAAAGGAGGATAGTGTAAAAGAAGTACTCAATGATAGGTCAAGGGAGGAAGATATAATGGAGGTAAAAGATGGGGGAAAATGTCCTATTGAGGAGCTCAGAGTCAAGGAGGTAGTAAACATTAAAAAGGAGGATAGTGTAAAGGAAGTTGAGAGTCTAAAGGATATAGAGGCAGAAGATAAGTGTTCAAATAAGGAGCCTGAAACAGTAAAGGAGTTAATAAAGGACATAAAAGAGGAGGATGGTGTAAAAGAAGCGCCCTACAAGACTCCAAGGGATTTAGAAAATAAGGAGAAACGTGCAAATGAGGAGCGGTGTATAAAAGAGGAGTTAGAGGAGATTGCAGACTCCTGTGATCTGTATGAAGATGTGCTCCGGGCTTTAATGGATCCAGAGAATGTGGTGAAGGAAGAGATTGAGCCAGAATCCGTGCTCCAGGCCATGATGGTATCTGCTGTTCAAg attGCTGCAACAGGGCTTGCTCGGTCCGCCTGGAGCGTGTCATCGTGAACGAGAGGCGGCGCTCCTGCCGCGTCGGGCGCCGCGTGTATAAGCTCGGACCAGACTATACCTCGAGTGTCGGCAATTACCAGTTGCGACATACCAACCTATACAAACCACGAACTACTTTGAAGCGACCAAACAGAATGTTAAATACCAAACCAAATACTgtaaagtatgaatgcaatgaCTGTGGCAAGGGATTCAAAAGTAAGTCAGTCTTGACAAAACATATGCACACTCACTCGCGACATATACGTAATTCTGATGGAAAATTTGTCTGTGATTTCTGTGGTTctttatttgaaaataaattacttGTGTTAGAGCATGAGAAAGATAAACATGGCGTCGTCAGTTTCATGTGTTCTGAATGCGAGTTTACGACAGAAaataagaaaagtttgcagGCACATTTAAAAAGTCACTCTTTGAATGGTATGTTTCACTGTCGACAATGTAGCTACAAAACTTCATATATAGGCAGTTTCCGCAGACATCAAACGACACACAGTAGCGAGAAACCTTACTCATGCGATAAATGCGATTTTAAATGCAAACGGAAATATAATATGCAAAAACACCAGGACACACATACGAATGAGAGACTGTATAGCTGCAATATTTGTAACTACAAAGGTAAAAGAAAAAGAGACTTACAGGGTCACAGAATTATACACACCGGTGAGAAACGATTTGAGTGTAACGATTGCGAGTACAAATGTTATACAAAGAGTGATTTACGTAAACATATTATGACACACACTGGAGTGAAACCCTATACATGTACTCACTGCGACTATAAGTCTTGTCGCAAGACATCCTTACGACTTCACCAAATGATACACTCTGGCGTTAAGCCTCTTAACTGCAACAAATGTAACTACAAGTGTAAAAGGAAAACAGACTTAATAAAACACGAATTAACTcacttaaataaaaatcactTTAAATGTAGTCACTGTGATTTCGCGTGCAAGcagaaaactaaattaaaaatacacgaAATGAAACACACCGGTGAAAAACCATTCGAATGTAGCCGTTGTAACTACAAGGGTTACCGGAAACGACACTTACAAATTCATGAGAGAAAACACAAGAATGATAAAGACGTAAAGCCCTTTAAATGTAGCTACTGCGATTACGTGACTACTGCAAAAAGTACCTTTCAGTATCATGAAATGAGGCACACCGGTGAAAAACCATTTAAATGCAACATTTGCGACTACAGATGCAGCAGGAAAGTGGGTATCAAAGAACATCAGAAAGTACATTCAGACGAAAAGCCGTTCAAGTGTACGTATTGTGCTTATGCGTGTAAAGTGAAAAAGTCCCTGAAAAACCACCTAATGATACACACGGGAAACAAACCTTATGAATGCGACTTTTGCGGTTACAAGGCTGCTTTACGAACAGATATGGATAGACATCTGCTGGTGCACACCGGAGAGAAACCCTTTCAGTGTAGTTTCTGTGAGTTCAGGTGTACACGCAAAACTCATTTGAAAAGTCACGAGATGAGACACACTGGCGAGAAGCCTTATCAATGTGCGCTGTGTGAATTTAGGTGTCGGCACATATCAGTTCTCAAAACTCATATCATGCAACACACGGGAGAGAAACCCTTCCAATGCGATGAGTGCGGGCACAAAACTCGCCATAAAACGGACATGCTAATTCATATGAGGATACACTGCGGGGAGAAACCGTACGAATGTGGGATATGTGGCTATAGGGCGAAAAGGATGGCAGACGTGAACATTCATATGAAGACACACAATAAATATGATATGGAAGAGGATCCCTTAGACTTAGAAGGTTTAGAGTAA